The Centroberyx gerrardi isolate f3 chromosome 7, fCenGer3.hap1.cur.20231027, whole genome shotgun sequence genome contains a region encoding:
- the LOC139913865 gene encoding myosin-10-like isoform X6, giving the protein MSHRSGQEDPERYLFVDRAVVYNPASQADWTAKKLVWIPSERHGFEAASIREERGEEVLVELAENGKKAVVNKDDIQKMNPPKFSKVEDMAELTCLNEASVLHNLKDRYYSGLIYTYSGLFCVVINPYKNLPIYSENIIEMYRGKKRHEMPPHIYAISESAYRCMLQDREDQSILCTGESGAGKTENTKKVIQYLAHVASSHKGRKDHNIPGELERQLLQANPILESFGNAKTVKNDNSSRFGKFIRINFDVTGYIVGANIETYLLEKSRAIRQAKDERTFHIFYQLLAGAGEHLRTDLLLEGFNSYRFLSNGNIPIPGQQDKDNFQETMEAMHIMSFSHEEIVCMLKVVSAVLQFGNIVFKKERNTDQASMPENTAAQKLCHLLGMNVMEFTRAILSPRIKVGRDYVQKAQTKEQADFAIEALAKATYERLFRWLVHRINKALDRTKRQGASFIGILDIAGFEIFELNSFEQLCINYTNEKLQQLFNHTMFILEQEEYQREGIEWSFIDFGLDLQPCIDLIERPTNPPGILALLDEECWFPKATDKTFVDKVLQEQGTHAKFQKPRQLKDKADFCIIHYAGRVDYKADEWLMKNMDPLNDNVATLLHQSADKFVAELWKDVDRIVGLDQVAGMNETAFGAAYKTKKGMFRTVGQLYKEQLSKLMATLRNTNPNFVRCIIPNHEKRAGKLDPHLVLDQLRCNGVLEGIRICRQGFPNRIVFQEFRQRYEILTPNAIPKGFMDGKQACERMIRALELDPNLFRIGQSKIFFRAGVLAHLEEERDLKITDIIIYFQAVCRGYLARKAFAKKQQQLSALKVLQRNCAAYLKLRHWQWWRLFTKVKPLLQVTRQEEEMQAKDEELVKVKEKQSKVEGELVEMERKHQQLMEEKNILAEQLQAETELFAEAEEMRARLAAKKQELEEILHDLESRVEEEEERNQSLQNEKKKMQSHIQDLEEQLDEEEAARQKLQLEKVTAEAKMKKYEEDILLLEDQNSKFHKEKKLQEDRINEMTSTLAEEEEKAKNLGKVKNKQEMMMVDLEERLKKEEKTRQELEKAKRKLDGETSDFQDQIAELQAQIEELKVQLAKKEEELQALQTRGEDEVSQKNNALKQVRELQAQLSELQEDLESEKQARNKAEKLKRDLSEELEALKTELEDTLDTTAAQQELRTKREQEVAELKKTIDEETKNHEAQIQEMRQRHGTALEELSEQLEQAKRFKANLEKTKQSQESTNKELASEVKGLQQAKTDSEHKRKKLEGQLQEFMARVTEGERTKGELADRTHKLQTELDNVSTLLEDAERKGIKMAKDATGLESQLQDTQELLQEETRQKLNLSSRIRQLEEEKNALQEQQEEDEEARKNLEKQNLTLQAQLVETKKKLEDDVGTMDGLEETKKKLQKDMELTSQRLEEKTIAFEKMEKTKTRLQQELDDLTVDLDHQRQIVSNLEKKQKKFDQMLAEEKSISARYAEERDRAEAEAREKETKALSMTRALDEALEAKEELERTNKQLRAEMEDLMSSKDDVGKNVHELEKSKRTLEQQLEEMRTQLEELEDELQATEDAKLRLEVNMQAMKAQYERDLQGRDDQNDEKKRALVKQVREMEAELEDERKQRALAVAAKKKLEMDLKDVEGQIEGANKARDEAIKQLRKLQAQMKDYQRELEDARASRDEIFAQSKENEKKLKSLEAEILQLHEDLAASERGRRHAEQERDELQDEISNSTSGKSALMDEKRRLEARIAQLEEELEEEQGNMELLNDRFRKTTMQVDTLTTELSGERSAAQKSENARQQLERQNKELRAKLGELEGSVKSRFKASITALEAKIAQLEEQLEQEAKERAAANKIVRRTEKKLKEVCMQVEDERRHADQFKEQMEKSNSRMKQLKRQLEEAEEESTRANASRRKLQRELDDATEASEGLSREVNTLKSRLRRGGPISFSSSRSGRRPLQVEGTSLDLLSDDELENKITDNNANETPAPQPE; this is encoded by the exons ATCGTGAGGACCAATCAATCCTTTGCAC AGGTGAGTCAGGCGCTGGCAAGACGGAGAACACCAAGAAGGTCATCCAGTACCTGGCCCACGTTGCCTCCTCACACAAAGGACGCAAAGACCACAACATTCCT GGTGAGCTGGAACGCCAGCTCCTACAGGCCAACCCCATCCTCGAGTCCTTTGGCAACGCCAAGACGGTGAAGAACGACAACTCGTCTCGCTTC GGGAAATTCATCAGAATCAACTTTGACGTCACAGGCTACATAGTTGGGGCCAACATTGAAACCT ACCTTCTGGAGAAGTCGAGGGCCATCAGACAGGCCAAAGATGAGAGGACCTTCCACATCTTCTACCAGCTGCTGGCAGGAGCTGGAGAGCATCTCCGAA ccgaCCTGCTTCTCGAAGGCTTCAACAGCTACCGTTTCCTGTCCAACGGTAACATTCCCATCCCTGGCCAGCAGGACAAGGACAACTTCCAGGAGACCATGGAGGCCATGCACATCATGAGCTTCTCCCACGAGGAGATCGTCT GCATGTTGAAGGTGGTTTCTGCAGTGTTGCAGTTCGGGAACATTGTCTTTAAGAAGGAGAGGAACACTGATCAGGCCTCCATGCCTGAGAACACAG cgGCCCAGAAGCTGTGCCACCTGCTAGGGATGAATGTGATGGAGTTCACTCGAGCCATCCTCTCCCCCAGGATCAAAGTGGGACGAGACTATGTCCAGAAGGCTCAGACCAAAGAACAG GCGGACTTTGCCATCGAGGCCCTGGCTAAGGCGACATACGAGCGTCTGTTCCGCTGGCTGGTGCACCGCATCAACAAGGCTCTGGACAGGACCAAGCGCCAGGGGGCCTCCTTCATCGGCATCCTGGATATAGCTGGCTTTGAGATCTTTGAG ctGAACTCCTTTGAGCAGCTGTGTATCAACTACACCAAtgagaagctgcagcagctcttCAACCACACCATGTTCATCCTGGAGCAGGAGGAGTACCAGAGGGAGGGCATCGAGTGGAGCTTCATCGACTTCGGTCTCGACCTGCAGCCCTGCATCGACCTCATCGAGAGGCCG ACCAACCCTCCGGGTATCCTCGCTCTGCTGGATGAGGAGTGCTGGTTCCCCAAGGCCACAGACAAGACCTTCGTAGACAAGGTGCTGCAGGAGCAGGGAACGCACGCCAAGTTCCAGAAGCCACGCCAGCTCAAGGACAAAGCCGACTTCTGCATCATCCACTATGCAGGGCGG GTGGACTACAAGGCTGATGAGTGGCTGATGAAGAACATGGACCCCCTGAATGACAACGTGGCCACGCTGCTGCACCAGTCGGCCGACAAGTTTGTGGCTGAGCTCTGGAAAGACG ttgaCCGGATTGTGGGTCTGGACCAGGTGGCGGGGATGAACGAGACGGCGTTTGGCGCCGCCTACAAGACCAAGAAGGGCATGTTCCGTACCGTGGGCCAGCTGTACAAGGAGCAGCTGTCCAAACTGATGGCCACACTGAGGAACACCAACCCCAACTTTGTCCGCTGCATCATCCCCAACCACGAGAAGAGG gcTGGTAAACTGGACCCCCACCTGGTTCTGGACCAGCTGAGGTGCAACGGTGTCCTGGAGGGGATCCGTATCTGCAGACAGGGCTTCCCCAACCGCATCGTCTTCCAGGAGTTCAGACAGCG GTATGAGATCCTCACTCCCAACGCCATTCCCAAGGGCTTCATGGATGGCAAGCAGGCCTGTGAGAGAATG ATCCGAGCCCTGGAGTTGGACCCCAACCTGTTCCGTATCGGCCAGAGTAAGATCTTCTTCAGGGCCGGGGTGCTGGcccacctggaggaggagagggacctGAAGATCACTGACATCATTATCTATTTCCAGGCCGTCTGTCGAGGATATCTGGCACGCAA GGCCTTTGctaagaagcagcagcagctgagcgCCCTGAAGGTTCTGCAGAGGAACTGTGCTGCCTACCTGAAGCTGCGGCACTGGCAGTGGTGGAGACTCTTcaccaag GTGAAGCCCCTCCTTCAGGTGaccaggcaggaggaggagatgcaggcTAAAGACGAGGAGCTGGTCAAGGTGAAGGAGAAGCAGAGCAAGGTGGAGGGAGAGctggtggagatggagaggaaacacCAGCAG CTAATGGAGGAGAAGAACATCCTAGCAGAGCAGCTGCAGGCGGAGACGGAGCTTTTTGCGGAGGCCGAGGAGATGAGAGCCCGCCTGGCTGCCAAgaagcaggagctggaggagatccTCCATGACCTGGAGtccagggtggaggaggaggaggagaggaaccaGAGCCTGCAgaacgagaagaagaagatgcagTCCCACATCCAG gacctGGAGGAACAGTtggacgaggaggaggctgccaggcagaagctgcagctggagaAGGTGACAGCTGAGGCCAAAATGAAGAAGTATGAAGAGGACATTTTGCTGCTGGAGGACCAGAACTCCAAGTTCCACAAG GAAAAGAAGCTGCAGGAGGACCGTATCAATGAGATGACGTCTACGCtggctgaggaggaagagaaggccAAGAACCTGGGCAAGGTCAAGAACAAGCAGGAGATGATGATGGTCGACCTGGAGG AGCGgctgaagaaggaggagaagaccCGTCAGGAGCTGGAGAAGGCTAAGAGGAAGCTGGACGGGGAGACGTCCGACTTCCAGGACCAGATAGCCGAGCTGCAGGCCCAGATAGAGGAGCTGAAAGTTCAGCTGGCCAAGAAGGAAGAGGAACTACAGGCACTGCAGACTAG GGGTGAGGATGAGGTGAGCCAGAAGAACAACGCTCTGAAGCAGGTGAGGGAGCTGCAGGCCCAGCTGTCGGAGCTGCAGGAGGACCTGGAGTCGGAGAAACAGGCCAGGAACAAGGCTGAGAAACTCAAGAGGGACCTGAGCGAAGAGCTGGAGGCCCTGAAGACTGAGCTGGAGGACACGCTGGATACCACCGCCGCCCAGCAGGAGCTCAG GACCAAGCGTGAGCAGGAGGTGGCGGAGCTGAAGAAGACCATTGACGAGGAGACTAAGAACCACGAGGCTCAGATCCAGGAGATGAGACAGAGGCACGGCACGGCCCTGGAGGAGCTGTCTGAGCAACTGGAGCAGGCCAAGAGG TTCAAAGCTAACCTGGAGAAGACCAAGCAGAGCCAGGAGAGCACCAACAAGGAGCTGGCCAGCGAGGTGAAGGGCCTGCAGCAGGCAAAGACCGACTCCGAACACAAGAGGAAGAAACTGGAAGGTCAGCTGCAGGAGTTCATGGCCAGAGTCACCGAGGGAGAGAGGACCAAGGGAGAGCTGGCCGAccgcacacacaaactacag ACTGAGTTGGACAATGTGTCCACCTTGCTGGAGgatgcagagagaaaggggatCAAGATGGCCAAGGATGCTACTGGACTAGAGAGTCAGCTACAAGACACACAG gagctgCTCCAAGAGGAGACCCGTCAGAAGCTGAACCTGAGCAGCCGTATCcgccagctggaggaggagaagaacgctctgcaggagcagcaggaggaggacgaggaggccCGCAAGAACCTGGAGAAACAGAACCTGACGCTGCAGGCCCAG TTGGTGGAGACCAAGAAGAAGCTGGAGGATGACGTTGGAACGATGGACGGCCTGGAGGAGACGAAGAAGAAGCTGCAGAAGGACATGGAGCTGACCAGCCAGCGTCTGGAGGAGAAGACCATCGCCTTCGAAAAGATGGAGAAGACCAAGACCCGTCTGCAGCAGGAGCTGGACGACCTGACCGTGGACCTGGATCACCAGAGACAGATCGTCTCCAACctggagaagaagcagaagaagttCGACCAG ATGCTGGCTGAGGAGAAGAGCATCTCGGCTCGCTACGCCGAGGAGCGCGACCGTGCCGAAGCTGAGGCCAGGGAGAAGGAGACCAAGGCTCTGTCCATGACCAGAGCTCTGGACGAGGCCCTGGAGGccaaggaggagctggagaggacCAACAAGCAGCTGCGCGCCGAGATGGAGGATCTGATGAGCTCCAAGGACGATGTGGGCAAGAAC GTGCACGAGCTGGAGAAGTCCAAGCGTActctggagcagcagctggaggagatgCGGAcccagctggaggagctggaggacgaGCTGCAGGCCACGGAGGACGCCAAGCTGCGTCTGGAGGTCAACATGCAGGCCATGAAGGCCCAGTATGAGAGGGACCTGCAGGGCCGCGACGACCAGAACGACGAGAAGAAGAGAGCGCTGGTCAAACAG GTgcgagagatggaggcagagttggaggatgagaggaagcaGAGGGCGCTGGCTGTGGCTGCGAAGAAGAAGCTGGAAATGGATCTGAAGGATGTAGAGGGTCAGATAGAAGGAGCCAACAAGGCTAGAGACGAGGCCATCAAACAGCTGCGCAAGTTACAG GCCCAAATGAAAGACTACCAGAGGGAGTTGGAGGACGCAAGGGCTTCCAGAGACGAGATTTTCGCCCAGTCCAAGGAGAATGAGAAGAAACTCAAGAGTCTCGAGGCTGAGATTCTGCAGCTGCATGAG GACCTGGCAGCATCTGAGAGGGGCCGGCGCCACGCAGAACAGGAACGGGACGAGCTGCAGGATGAAATCTCCAACAGCACCTCTGGAAA gTCTGCTCTGATGGATGAgaagaggaggctggaggctcGTATTgcccagctggaggaggagctggaggaggagcagggtaACATGGAGCTACTCAATGACCGCTTCAGAAAGACAACCATGCAG GTGGACACCCTGACCACGGAGCTGAGCGGGGAGCGCAGCGCGGCGCAGAAGAGCGAGAACGCCCGGCAGCAACTGGAGCGGCAGAACAAGGAGCTGCGGGCTAAGCTGGGCGAGCTGGAGGGCTCGGTGAAGAGCAGGTTCAAGGCCTCCATCACCGCCCTGGAGGCCAAGATAGCacagctggaggagcagctggagcaggaggCCAA GGAGCGAGCAGCAGCCAATAAGATCGtgaggaggacagagaagaaGCTGAAGGAAGTCTGCATGCAGGTGGAGGATGAGCGTCGCCATGCCGACCAGTTCAAAGAACAA atggaAAAGTCCAACTCTCGTATGAAGCAGCTGAAGCGTCagctggaggaggctgaggaggagtcCACCAGGGCCAACGCCTCGCGCCGGAAACTGCAGAGAGAGCTGGACGACGCCACCGAGGCCAGCGAGGGCCTGAGCCGCGAGGTCAACACGCTCAAGAGCCGCCTCAG GCGTGGCGGCCccatcagtttctcctccagccGCTCAGGCAGGCGTCCGCTACAGGTGGAGGGAACTTCCCTGGACCTCCTGTCCGACGATGAGCTGGAGAACAAGATCACCGACAACAATGCCAACGAGACACCAGCACCCCAGCCTGAGTAG